Proteins co-encoded in one Lineus longissimus chromosome 11, tnLinLong1.2, whole genome shotgun sequence genomic window:
- the LOC135495838 gene encoding uncharacterized protein LOC135495838 isoform X1 produces MFSSTSSSEFKMETNNKEMKDKDVASNKQKRPLPEEDKSVVGFVHNTSPVKRSKTNMNYFDSQIQTGSTQFQRVVCFHQRHHTFFKEAEEKKSPIKLAKIHTTPNWYDNTKEDIKVNKDTTLENTKKALSFKYKTPKLQQPVTTTVTDFVYKIPSTEKNKINITAFVNQVVEEQSEVQLSYKTEPTKKKVFAIADDKTSVRLTAWADSIDIIEINHTYKFTNLSVSNFNIKHLQTTTSTIITETDEMENPCLDLPELEDLTKLTSAKCESVQCSIIVSCNSCKAIVNTVDLLQNTYRCKCCNMRQLSASVLKQVRVKLNLSDHGVKYRISAHNPVLSDFLKAQEVSLDTADEVEEFFLSAKPFAVTINSNYIATSFAME; encoded by the exons ATGTTTTCTTCCACTTCCAGCTCAGAATTCAAAATGGAGACCAACAACAAGGAAATGAAAGACAAGGATGTGgcatcaaacaaacaaaaaagaccTTTACCCGAAGAGGACAAGTCAGTTGTCGGCTTTGTTCATAATACTTCACCAGTGAAAAGATCTAAAACAAATATGAACTACTTCGACTCACAAATTCAAACAGGATCTACACAATTTCAACGAGTGGTTTGCTTTCACCAAAGACACCACACCTTTTTCAAGGAGGCTGAAGAGAAAAA AAGCCCAATCAAGCTCGCCAAAATCCACACAACACCCAACTGGTATGACAACACCAAGGAAGATATCAAAGTCAACAAGGACACCACCCTTGAAAACACCAAGAAAGCTCTTTCCTTTAAGTACAAGACACCGAAACTTCAGCAACCCGTAACAACAACTGTTACTGATTTCGTTTACAAAATTCCATCAACAGAAAAGAATAAG ATCAATATCACAGCCTTTGTTAACCAAGTAGTCGAAGAACAAAGTGAGGTTCAACTCAGCTACAAAACGGAGCCAACCAAAAAAAAGGTTTTCGCTATTGCAGATGACAAAACATCTGTCAGACTCACAGCTTGGGCAGACAGCATTGACATAATAGAAATCAACCATACTTATAAATTCACAAATCTCTCAGTATCAAATTTTAACATCAAACATCTCCAGACCACTACATCAACCATTATCACAGAGACTGATGAAATGGAAAACCCTTGCTTGGACCTGCCTGAATTAGAAGATCTTACTAAACTCACCAGTGCTAAATGTGAGAGTGTTCAGTGTTCAATCATTGTATCATGCAACAGCTGCAAAGCCATTGTTAATACAGTAGACCTCTTGCAAAATACATACAGGTGTAAATGCTGTAACATGAGACAACTATCAGCTTCTGTCCTTAAACAAGTCAGGGTCAAACTAAACCTGTCTGACCATGGTGTCAAGTATCGCATCAGTGCGCACAATCCGGTGCTCTCTGATTTCTTGAAAGCTCAAGAAGTTTCACTGGACACTGCTGATGAAGTCGAGGAATTCTTCCTCTCAGCTAAACCCTTCGCAGTAACAATCAACTCAAATTACATAGCCACATCATTTGCCATGGAATAA
- the LOC135495838 gene encoding uncharacterized protein LOC135495838 isoform X2, whose translation METNNKEMKDKDVASNKQKRPLPEEDKSVVGFVHNTSPVKRSKTNMNYFDSQIQTGSTQFQRVVCFHQRHHTFFKEAEEKKSPIKLAKIHTTPNWYDNTKEDIKVNKDTTLENTKKALSFKYKTPKLQQPVTTTVTDFVYKIPSTEKNKINITAFVNQVVEEQSEVQLSYKTEPTKKKVFAIADDKTSVRLTAWADSIDIIEINHTYKFTNLSVSNFNIKHLQTTTSTIITETDEMENPCLDLPELEDLTKLTSAKCESVQCSIIVSCNSCKAIVNTVDLLQNTYRCKCCNMRQLSASVLKQVRVKLNLSDHGVKYRISAHNPVLSDFLKAQEVSLDTADEVEEFFLSAKPFAVTINSNYIATSFAME comes from the exons ATGGAGACCAACAACAAGGAAATGAAAGACAAGGATGTGgcatcaaacaaacaaaaaagaccTTTACCCGAAGAGGACAAGTCAGTTGTCGGCTTTGTTCATAATACTTCACCAGTGAAAAGATCTAAAACAAATATGAACTACTTCGACTCACAAATTCAAACAGGATCTACACAATTTCAACGAGTGGTTTGCTTTCACCAAAGACACCACACCTTTTTCAAGGAGGCTGAAGAGAAAAA AAGCCCAATCAAGCTCGCCAAAATCCACACAACACCCAACTGGTATGACAACACCAAGGAAGATATCAAAGTCAACAAGGACACCACCCTTGAAAACACCAAGAAAGCTCTTTCCTTTAAGTACAAGACACCGAAACTTCAGCAACCCGTAACAACAACTGTTACTGATTTCGTTTACAAAATTCCATCAACAGAAAAGAATAAG ATCAATATCACAGCCTTTGTTAACCAAGTAGTCGAAGAACAAAGTGAGGTTCAACTCAGCTACAAAACGGAGCCAACCAAAAAAAAGGTTTTCGCTATTGCAGATGACAAAACATCTGTCAGACTCACAGCTTGGGCAGACAGCATTGACATAATAGAAATCAACCATACTTATAAATTCACAAATCTCTCAGTATCAAATTTTAACATCAAACATCTCCAGACCACTACATCAACCATTATCACAGAGACTGATGAAATGGAAAACCCTTGCTTGGACCTGCCTGAATTAGAAGATCTTACTAAACTCACCAGTGCTAAATGTGAGAGTGTTCAGTGTTCAATCATTGTATCATGCAACAGCTGCAAAGCCATTGTTAATACAGTAGACCTCTTGCAAAATACATACAGGTGTAAATGCTGTAACATGAGACAACTATCAGCTTCTGTCCTTAAACAAGTCAGGGTCAAACTAAACCTGTCTGACCATGGTGTCAAGTATCGCATCAGTGCGCACAATCCGGTGCTCTCTGATTTCTTGAAAGCTCAAGAAGTTTCACTGGACACTGCTGATGAAGTCGAGGAATTCTTCCTCTCAGCTAAACCCTTCGCAGTAACAATCAACTCAAATTACATAGCCACATCATTTGCCATGGAATAA